In Hevea brasiliensis isolate MT/VB/25A 57/8 chromosome 13, ASM3005281v1, whole genome shotgun sequence, a single genomic region encodes these proteins:
- the LOC110662040 gene encoding cellulose synthase A catalytic subunit 7 [UDP-forming] encodes MEASAGLVAGSHNRNELVVIHGHEEPKPLKNLDGQVCEICGDQIGLTVDGDLFVACNECGFPVCRPCYEYERREGTQVCPQCKTRYKRLKGSPRVAGDDDEEDVDDIEHEFNIEDEQDKNKHLTEAMLYGKMTYGRGHDDEENSQFPPVIAGGFRSKPVSGEFPIGSHGEQMLASSLHKRVHPYPVSEPGSAKWDETRKRGWKEKMDDWKMQQGNLGPEPDDDPDAVMVDETRQPLSRKVPIASSKINPYRMIIVARLVILALFLRYRILNPVHDAIGLWLTSIICEIWFAFSWILDQFPKWLPIDRETYLDRLSLRYEREGEPNMLAPVDFFVSTVDPMKEPPLVTANTILSILAVDYPVEKISCYLSDDGASMCTFEALSETAEFARKWVPFCKKFNIEPRAPEMYFALKVDYLKDKVQPTFVKERRAMKREYEEFKVRINAIVAKAQKVPPEGWIMQDGTPWPGNNTRDHPGMIQVFLGHSGGHDVEGNELPRLVYVSREKRPGFAHHKKAGAMNALIRVSAVLTNAPFMLNLDCDHYVNNSKAVREAMCFLMDPQTGKKVCYVQFPQRFDGIDKHDRYANRNTVFFDINMKGLDGVQGPVYVGTGCVFRRQALYGYEPPKDPKRPKMVSCDCCPCFGRRKTKESKRGANGEATNLEGVDDDKQLLMSQMNFEKRFGQSAIFVTSTLMEEGGVPPSSSPASLLKEAIHVISCGYEDKTDWGTELGWIYGSITEDILTGFKMHCRGWRSIYCMPKRPAFKGSAPINLSDRLNQVLRWALGSVEIFFSRHSPVWYGYKEGKLKWLERFAYVNTTVYPFTSIPLLAYCTLPAICLLTDKFIMPEISTFASLFFIALFISIFATGILELRWSGVSIEEWWRNEQFWVIGGISAHLFAVVQGLLKILAGIDTNFTVTSKATDDEEFGELYAFKWTTLLIPPTTILIINLVGVVAGVSDAINNGYQSWGPLFGKLFFAFWVIVHLYPFLKGLMGRQNRTPTIVVIWSVLLASIFSLLWVRIDPFVMKTKGPDTKQCGINC; translated from the exons ATGGAAGCCAGCGCTGGCCTTGTTGCCGGCTCTCACAACCGCAATGAGCTCGTCGTCATTCATGGCCATGAAGAG CCTAAGCCTTTGAAGAACTTGGATGGTCAAGTTTGTGAGATATGTGGGGATCAGATTGGGTTAACGGTGGATGGAGATCTGTTCGTGGCTTGCAATGAGTGTGGTTTTCCAGTTTGTAGGCCTTGCTATGAGTATGAAAGAAGAGAAGGAACTCAAGTTTGTCCTCAGTGCAAAACTAGATACAAGCGTCTCAAGG GGAGCCCCAGGGTTGCGGGAGACGATGATGAGGAGGACGTTGATGATATTGAACATGAGTTCAACATTGAAGATGAGCAAGACAAGAACAAGCATCTCACAGAGGCTATGCTTTATGGGAAGATGACCTATGGAAGAGGCCATGACGATGAGGAAAATAGCCAATTCCCACCAGTTATAGCCGGTGGATTCAGATCAAAACCA GTCAGTGGAGAGTTTCCTATTGGATCTCATGGAGAACAGATGTTGGCGTCTTCACTTCATAAACGAGTGCATCCATATCCAGTATCTGAGCCAG GAAGTGCGAAATGGGATGAAACGAGAAAGAGGGGATGGAAGGAGAAGATGGATGACTGGAAAATGCAGCAAGGCAATCTGGGACCTGAACCTGATGATGATCCTGACGCAGTCAT GGTAGATGAGACAAGGCAGCCACTTTCGAGGAAAGTACCAATTGCATCTAGCAAGATCAACCCATATAGAATGATTATTGTGGCTCGCCTTGTGATATTGGCTTTATTTCTTCGGTATAGAATATTGAACCCAGTGCATGATGCAATTGGGCTCTGGCTAACATCTATCATCTGTGAGATCTGGTTTGCATTTTCATGGATTCTTGATCAGTTCCCCAAGTGGCTCCCAATTGATCGTGAGACCTATCTTGATCGCCTTTCTCTCAG ATATGAGAGGGAAGGTGAGCCGAATATGCTAGCTCCAGTGGATTTCTTCGTCAGTACTGTGGATCCTATGAAGGAACCTCCCTTGGTGACTGCAAATACAATATTGTCAATCTTGGCTGTGGATTATCCAGTAGAAAAGATCTCATGCTACCTCTCAGATGATGGTGCTTCCATGTGCACCTTTGAAGCCTTGTCTGAAACCGCTGAATTTGCAAGAAAATGGGTACCATTCTGCAAGAAATTTAACATAGAGCCTCGAGCCCCTGAGATGTACTTCGCTTTAAAGGTGGATTATCTCAAAGACAAGGTCCAGCCTACCTTCGTTAAAGAACGTAGAGCTATGAAG AGAGAATATGAAGAATTCAAGGTCAGGATAAACGCTATTGTAGCAAAAGCACAGAAGGTTCCTCCAGAGGGATGGATAATGCAAGATGGGACTCCATGGCCTGGAAATAATACCAGGGATCACCCTGGTATGATTCAAGTGTTTCTGGGTCACAGTGGAGGTCATGATGTTGAAGGAAATGAGCTCCCTCGCCTCGTTTATGTGTCTCGTGAAAAAAGGCCTGGTTTTGCACATCACAAGAAAGCTGGTGCCATGAATGCTCTG ATTCGTGTCTCTGCAGTACTTACCAATGCACCATTCATGCTAAACTTGGATTGTGATCACTATGTCAATAATAGCAAAGCCGTCAGAGAAGCCATGTGTTTCTTGATGGATCCTCAAACAGGGAAGAAAGTTTGTTATGTACAATTCCCTCAAAGATTCGATGGTATAGATAAGCATGATCGATATGCAAATAGAAACACAGTCTTCTTTGAT ATTAACATGAAAGGTCTAGATGGAGTTCAAGGTCCTGTGTATGTCGGGACTGGATGTGTTTTTAGAAGGCAAGCACTATATGGATATGAACCACCAAAGGATCCTAAGCGCCCAAAAATGGTTAGTTGTGACTGCTGCCCATGTTTTGGGCGCCGCAAAACGAAGGAATCTAAGAGAGGTGCTAATGGAGAAGCTACAAATCTTGAAG GAGTGGATGATGACAAGCAACTTTTGATGTCCCAGATGAATTTTGAGAAGAGATTTGGACAGTCGGCAATTTTTGTGACTTCAACTTTAATGGAAGAAGGTGGTGTCCCTCCTTCCTCAAGTCCTGCATCTTTGCTTAAAGAAGCCATTCATGTGATTAGTTGTGGCTATGAAGACAAAACCGATTGGGGAACTGAG CTTGGCTGGATTTATGGTTCAATTACAGAGGATATCCTTACAGGTTTCAAGATGCATTGTCGCGGCTGGAGGTCCATCTACTGCATGCCTAAGAGACCTGCATTTAAAGGTTCAGCTCCTATCAATCTGTCAGATCGGCTGAACCAAGTGCTTAGGTGGGCCCTTGGTTCTGTTGAGATCTTCTTTAGTCGTCACAGTCCTGTCTGGTATGGCTATAAAGAAGGAAAGCTCAAGTGGCTTGAGAGATTCGCATATGTCAACACAACTGTCTATCCTTTCACCTCCATACCACTTCTTGCATATTGTACCTTGCCTGCCATATGCTTGCTGACAGATAAATTCATCATGCCCGAG ATAAGCACCTTTGCAAGTCTTTTCTTCATTGCTTTATTCATATCAATCTTTGCAACGGGTATTCTTGAGCTAAGATGGAGTGGGGTGAGCATTGAAGAATGGTGGAGAAATGAGCAATTCTGGGTCATTGGTGGAATATCAGCTCATCTCTTTGCTGTTGTGCAAGGTCTTCTAAAGATTTTAGCTGGCATTGACACAAACTTCACAGTTACATCCAAAGCAACTGATGATGAAGAATTTGGAGAACTATATGCTTTTAAATGGACAACCCTCTTGATACCTCCAACTACCATCCTAATCATCAACCTTGTTGGAGTTGTTGCTGGAGTCTCAGATGCTATAAATAATGGATACCAATCATGGGGGCCATTATTTGGCAAGCTCTTCTTTGCCTTCTGGGTGATTGTCCACCTCTACCCATTCCTGAAAGGTTTGATGGGGCGGCAAAACAGGACACCGACCATTGTTGTTATCTGGTCTGTTCTCTTGGCTTCAATATTTTCCTTGCTTTGGGTTCGAATAGACCCATTTGTCATGAAAACCAAGGGACCTGACACTAAGCAATGTGGAATCAACTGCTAG